One genomic window of Azospirillum sp. TSH100 includes the following:
- a CDS encoding Dps family protein: MKIDIGISDADRKSIAEGLNKVLADTFALYIKTHSFHWNVTGPMFNTLHTMFMTQYTELWTALDEIAERIRALGYPAPGSFSQFAQLASIKEEAGVPKANDMIRQLVEGHEAAARTIRSVFPLAEKGSDEPTADLLTQRLQIHDKTAWMLRSMLE, translated from the coding sequence ATGAAGATCGACATCGGGATCTCGGACGCAGACCGCAAATCCATCGCCGAAGGGCTGAACAAGGTTCTGGCCGACACCTTCGCGCTCTACATCAAGACCCATTCGTTCCACTGGAACGTCACCGGTCCGATGTTCAACACGCTCCACACGATGTTCATGACCCAGTACACGGAGCTGTGGACCGCGCTGGACGAGATCGCCGAGCGCATCCGCGCTCTGGGTTATCCGGCGCCGGGCAGCTTCTCGCAGTTCGCGCAGTTGGCCTCCATCAAGGAAGAGGCGGGCGTGCCGAAGGCGAACGACATGATCCGCCAGCTGGTCGAAGGCCACGAGGCTGCCGCCCGCACCATCCGCAGCGTCTTCCCGCTGGCCGAGAAGGGCAGCGACGAGCCGACCGCCGACCTGCTGACCCAACGTCTGCAAATCCACGACAAGACCGCCTGGATGCTGCGCAGCATGCTGGAGTAG
- a CDS encoding elongation factor G, with protein MPHTQIRTARCAALVGPYLAGKTTLLESLLFAAGAVTRKGSVRDGNAVGDSSPEAKARSMSTELNVASFDYLGERWSVLDCPGSVELTGEAQAALMAADIAIVVAEAAPEKAVLLAPLFKVLDDHRIPHLLFINKIDTLGDIRVRDVVAAYQEVSARKLVLREVPLRENGQITGLVDLVSERAWRFNPHKPSDLVALPDSARDWEAEARQAMLESAADFDDGLLEKLLEDMAPDSAELYETLAHELADDLIVPVFFGSAEKDNGIRRLLKALRHEGPEVATTVARIDLHADTAAVQVVKTMMGSHAGKLSLARIWRGTVTDGMILGGERVSGVFQLFGRDQTKVPQAVAGDLVALGRLEKAATGDRLTEKANLGPPADWPAAAPPVHGLALRAENRNDEVKLSAALQKLREEDPSLTLDQSAETGELVLWGQGDVHLKLAIDRLRSRFNVAVKGQPPQVPYKETIRKGTSHHARFKRQTGGHGQFADIHVEIRPLPRGAGIQFEDGVVGGAVPRQYIPAVEAGVREASVRGPLGFPVVDFAVTLTGGQFHAVDSSDMAFKTVARQAMADALPTCEPVLLEPILTVTIAVPSAFTPKVQRLVSGRRGQLLGFDARPGWPGWDEVKACMPQADMQDLIVELRSLTFGVGSYSAEFERLQEVVGKAADRAVEIRRDLLAAQ; from the coding sequence ATGCCGCATACGCAAATCCGGACGGCGCGCTGCGCGGCGCTGGTCGGCCCCTATCTCGCCGGCAAGACGACACTGCTGGAAAGCCTGCTGTTCGCTGCCGGGGCCGTCACCCGCAAGGGCAGCGTGCGTGACGGCAATGCCGTGGGCGACAGTTCGCCGGAGGCGAAGGCCCGGTCAATGAGCACCGAGCTGAATGTCGCCTCCTTCGATTACCTTGGGGAACGCTGGTCGGTCCTGGACTGCCCCGGTTCGGTGGAACTGACGGGGGAGGCGCAGGCGGCGCTGATGGCCGCCGACATCGCCATCGTGGTGGCGGAGGCAGCGCCCGAGAAGGCGGTGCTGCTGGCCCCGCTGTTCAAGGTGCTGGACGATCACCGCATCCCGCACCTGCTGTTCATCAACAAGATCGACACGCTGGGCGATATCAGGGTGCGCGACGTCGTCGCCGCCTATCAGGAGGTCTCGGCCCGCAAGCTGGTGCTGCGCGAGGTGCCGTTGCGCGAGAACGGCCAGATCACCGGGCTGGTCGATCTGGTCAGCGAGCGTGCCTGGCGCTTCAACCCTCACAAGCCTTCCGATCTGGTCGCCCTGCCCGATAGCGCCCGCGACTGGGAGGCCGAGGCCCGGCAGGCCATGCTGGAATCGGCCGCCGACTTCGACGATGGCCTGCTGGAAAAGCTGCTGGAGGACATGGCTCCCGACAGCGCCGAGCTGTACGAGACGCTGGCGCATGAATTGGCCGACGACCTGATCGTCCCCGTTTTCTTCGGGTCGGCGGAGAAGGACAACGGCATCCGCCGCCTGCTGAAGGCCCTGCGGCACGAGGGGCCTGAGGTCGCCACCACCGTGGCCCGTATCGACCTTCACGCCGATACGGCGGCGGTCCAGGTGGTGAAGACGATGATGGGCTCCCATGCCGGCAAGCTCAGCCTCGCCCGCATCTGGCGTGGCACCGTCACCGACGGCATGATATTGGGCGGTGAACGGGTTTCCGGCGTCTTCCAGCTGTTCGGTCGCGACCAGACCAAGGTGCCCCAGGCGGTCGCCGGCGACCTCGTGGCGCTCGGCCGGCTGGAGAAGGCGGCGACCGGCGACCGGCTGACCGAGAAGGCCAACCTTGGCCCGCCCGCCGACTGGCCGGCCGCCGCTCCGCCGGTGCACGGGCTGGCGCTCCGTGCCGAGAACCGCAATGACGAGGTGAAGCTGTCCGCAGCATTGCAGAAGCTGCGGGAGGAGGATCCGTCCCTGACGCTCGACCAGTCGGCCGAGACCGGCGAGCTGGTGCTGTGGGGCCAGGGCGACGTGCATCTGAAGCTGGCGATAGACCGGCTGCGCAGCCGTTTCAACGTCGCGGTGAAGGGCCAGCCGCCCCAGGTCCCCTACAAGGAGACGATCCGCAAGGGCACCAGCCACCATGCCCGTTTCAAGCGCCAGACCGGCGGCCACGGCCAGTTCGCCGACATCCATGTCGAGATCCGGCCGCTGCCGCGGGGGGCGGGCATCCAGTTCGAGGACGGGGTGGTCGGCGGCGCCGTGCCGCGCCAGTATATCCCGGCGGTGGAGGCGGGCGTCCGCGAGGCTTCGGTGCGCGGGCCGCTGGGTTTTCCGGTGGTGGATTTCGCGGTGACGCTGACCGGCGGTCAGTTCCATGCCGTCGACAGCTCCGACATGGCCTTCAAGACGGTGGCACGGCAGGCGATGGCCGATGCGCTGCCGACATGCGAGCCGGTTCTGCTGGAGCCGATCCTGACCGTCACCATCGCGGTGCCCAGCGCCTTCACGCCCAAGGTGCAGCGTCTGGTCAGCGGCCGGCGCGGCCAGCTGCTGGGCTTCGACGCGCGGCCGGGCTGGCCCGGCTGGGACGAGGTCAAGGCGTGCATGCCACAGGCCGACATGCAGGATCTGATCGTCGAGCTGCGGTCTCTGACCTTTGGCGTCGGCAGCTACAGCGCCGAATTCGAGCGGCTTCAGGAGGTGGTCGGCAAGGCGGCCGACCGGGCGGTGGAAATCCGCCGGGACCTGCTGGCGGCGCAATAG
- a CDS encoding cache domain-containing protein, protein MRLWFRLLTAVLIALGTAVSAPLSTPAVAQEAKPTQEDAKSITLQAADLIAAKGLDEAAKAFNADGPFKHGEIYVNVIDFTGVWKVYPPRPAGVGQSVINVKDPDGRFIVQDVLAVAKDKGEGWVEYRWLNPASNKIEPKITYVKRVPGQELVAYVGIYK, encoded by the coding sequence ATGCGCCTGTGGTTCCGTTTGCTGACGGCCGTCCTGATTGCCCTGGGGACTGCCGTTTCCGCCCCGCTGTCCACCCCCGCCGTCGCCCAGGAGGCCAAGCCGACGCAGGAGGACGCCAAGTCCATCACCCTGCAGGCTGCGGACCTGATCGCCGCCAAGGGCCTGGACGAAGCCGCAAAGGCCTTCAACGCCGACGGTCCGTTCAAGCACGGCGAGATCTACGTCAACGTCATCGACTTCACCGGCGTTTGGAAGGTCTATCCGCCACGCCCGGCCGGCGTCGGCCAGAGCGTCATCAACGTCAAGGATCCGGACGGCCGCTTCATCGTCCAGGACGTGCTGGCCGTCGCCAAGGACAAGGGCGAGGGCTGGGTCGAATATCGCTGGCTGAACCCCGCCAGCAACAAGATCGAACCGAAGATCACCTACGTGAAGCGCGTGCCCGGCCAGGAACTGGTCGCCTATGTCGGCATCTACAAGTGA
- a CDS encoding methyl-accepting chemotaxis protein gives MVETLNGRRAVGIVVSVLALPAALLAGSGPAALSSWGFWLALVVGLAILTVGLLLGREKGNAPAESALSPEDSMSLMAFEKSADPILVATMEGFCACNEAAVRFLRATSRNDIVGMQPSALSPTTQPDGRSSQEAAVQYITKAARDGFVRFDWHHRRLDGSLVPVEVTLVACKQGSKDYVITYWKDLTVLLEERQRSHMLAEEVSELANRSATMATDMQTIAHSLSGLSQEGEEKMEQATVSANQVSADTQAVATATGQLAGSINEIAQRISEAAGISNRAADETGRADAMVQGLAESASKIGTVVKLIQDIASQTNLLALNATIEAARAGEAGKGFAVVAGEVKNLANQTAKATEDITGQISLVQDQTRQTVEAIKNIGLVITQVREISSAIAAGTEEQGATTHDIAQRVRSVADSTRMVAAHIDAVAHAAAKSGEMSAEVLSSANNLSGTFDLLKTKVKEFAAADAR, from the coding sequence ATGGTTGAAACGCTGAATGGCCGTCGAGCCGTCGGTATCGTGGTTTCCGTTCTGGCCTTGCCGGCCGCACTCCTGGCCGGAAGCGGACCTGCGGCCCTGTCCAGCTGGGGCTTCTGGCTGGCGTTGGTTGTCGGGTTGGCAATTCTGACAGTCGGATTGCTGCTGGGCCGGGAAAAGGGGAACGCTCCGGCCGAGAGCGCCCTCTCTCCCGAAGATTCGATGAGCCTGATGGCGTTCGAGAAATCGGCCGACCCGATCCTGGTCGCGACCATGGAGGGGTTCTGCGCCTGCAACGAGGCTGCCGTACGCTTCCTGCGGGCGACGTCGCGGAACGACATCGTCGGCATGCAACCCTCCGCCCTGTCGCCGACGACGCAGCCGGACGGGCGCTCGTCGCAGGAGGCGGCGGTGCAATACATCACCAAGGCGGCCAGGGACGGCTTCGTCCGCTTCGACTGGCACCATCGCCGTCTGGACGGCAGCCTCGTTCCGGTGGAGGTGACGCTGGTGGCCTGCAAGCAGGGGAGCAAGGACTACGTCATCACCTATTGGAAGGATCTGACCGTCCTGCTGGAGGAACGCCAGCGCAGCCACATGCTGGCGGAGGAGGTGTCGGAGCTTGCCAACCGGTCGGCGACGATGGCCACCGACATGCAGACCATCGCGCATTCCCTGTCCGGCCTGTCGCAGGAGGGCGAGGAGAAGATGGAGCAGGCGACCGTCTCCGCCAATCAGGTGTCCGCCGACACGCAGGCCGTTGCCACCGCGACCGGGCAGCTCGCCGGCTCGATCAACGAGATCGCTCAGCGGATCAGCGAGGCGGCCGGCATCTCCAACAGGGCGGCGGATGAGACCGGGCGGGCCGACGCGATGGTCCAGGGGCTGGCGGAAAGCGCCAGCAAGATCGGGACGGTGGTCAAGCTGATCCAGGACATCGCCAGCCAGACCAACCTTCTGGCGCTGAACGCCACCATCGAGGCCGCCCGCGCCGGAGAGGCCGGCAAGGGCTTCGCCGTCGTCGCCGGCGAGGTCAAGAATCTGGCGAACCAGACCGCGAAGGCGACGGAGGACATCACGGGTCAGATATCCCTGGTTCAGGACCAGACCCGGCAAACGGTCGAGGCGATCAAGAACATCGGGCTGGTGATCACACAGGTTCGCGAGATTTCGTCCGCCATCGCCGCCGGCACCGAAGAGCAGGGGGCAACCACGCATGACATCGCCCAACGGGTGCGGTCGGTCGCGGACAGCACCCGGATGGTCGCCGCCCACATCGACGCTGTCGCCCATGCCGCGGCAAAGAGCGGCGAGATGTCCGCCGAGGTTCTGTCTTCCGCCAACAACCTGAGCGGGACCTTCGATCTGCTGAAGACCAAGGTCAAGGAGTTCGCAGCCGCCGACGCACGGTGA
- a CDS encoding methyl-accepting chemotaxis protein, whose product MFAAPLMGIVLTVAALVLADRQSEQALGAVNAIHGEAAERLGRIDRLVAIAYVIHSDVSRHLALSGSGIEEAKLQAMRDAIAANLGKARTAIAELRAMPLAEAERAMLDEVSVRIGAYAKAVDEMNQMAAIDRLIGIPMMAHTDDQFAALTAKVMETQAAIGRSTAAATQATRDAAASARRDFALVMAGLLLAMMAAGLLLARSITRPLQRLSSNTADLAAGKLDTVVEGGWMRNEIGAMARALEVFQTNAREVERLTADQQRQKAEAEAEKRRAIQELADLFEARVAEVVQLVGSGAHQVRSNAAGMLERANSANRQAATVAAASAQAGASVQTAAAATEEMSASIAEIGDQVRRSFDMVRGAVRAVEETNAHVVGLSDAAHRIGEIVGLINSIAAQTNLLALNATIEAARAGEAGKGFAVVASEVKNLATQTAKATEEIGTQIATMQEVTGAAVTAIKGVGETVVGIDEIVGSIAGAMEQQAAATQEITRNVQEAAAGTSEVSQTIATVSTSAGETGTAAGEVLRAAELLDGQAVTLNREVTHFIGRLRAG is encoded by the coding sequence GTGTTCGCAGCACCCCTGATGGGGATTGTCCTGACGGTGGCGGCACTGGTGCTGGCCGACCGCCAGTCGGAACAGGCCCTGGGTGCCGTGAACGCCATCCACGGCGAAGCGGCGGAACGGCTGGGCCGCATCGACCGGCTGGTCGCCATCGCCTATGTCATCCACAGCGACGTGTCCCGCCATCTGGCATTGTCGGGCTCCGGCATCGAGGAGGCGAAGCTCCAGGCGATGCGCGACGCCATCGCCGCCAACCTGGGCAAGGCACGCACCGCCATCGCGGAATTGCGCGCCATGCCGTTGGCCGAAGCGGAGCGGGCGATGCTGGACGAGGTGTCGGTGCGGATCGGCGCCTATGCCAAGGCGGTCGACGAGATGAACCAGATGGCGGCGATCGACCGCCTGATCGGCATCCCGATGATGGCCCACACCGACGACCAGTTCGCTGCCCTGACCGCGAAGGTGATGGAGACGCAGGCGGCCATCGGCCGTTCCACCGCCGCCGCCACCCAGGCCACCCGCGATGCCGCCGCCTCGGCGCGCCGCGATTTCGCGCTGGTGATGGCCGGACTGCTGCTGGCGATGATGGCGGCAGGGCTGCTGCTCGCCCGCTCGATCACCCGGCCGCTGCAAAGGCTGTCGAGCAACACGGCCGATCTGGCCGCCGGAAAGCTCGACACGGTGGTCGAGGGCGGCTGGATGCGCAACGAGATCGGCGCAATGGCCCGCGCGCTGGAGGTGTTCCAGACGAACGCCCGTGAGGTGGAGCGGCTGACCGCCGACCAGCAGCGCCAGAAGGCGGAGGCCGAGGCGGAGAAGCGCCGCGCCATCCAGGAACTGGCCGACCTGTTCGAGGCCCGCGTGGCCGAAGTGGTGCAGTTGGTCGGCTCCGGCGCCCATCAGGTCCGCAGCAACGCCGCCGGCATGCTGGAACGGGCCAACAGCGCCAACCGGCAGGCCGCCACCGTCGCCGCCGCCAGCGCCCAGGCCGGCGCCAGCGTCCAGACCGCCGCCGCCGCGACGGAAGAGATGTCGGCCTCGATCGCCGAGATCGGCGATCAGGTCCGCCGGTCCTTCGACATGGTGCGCGGCGCCGTGCGGGCGGTGGAGGAGACCAACGCCCATGTCGTCGGCCTCTCCGACGCCGCCCACCGCATCGGCGAGATCGTCGGGCTGATCAACTCCATCGCCGCCCAGACCAACCTGCTGGCGCTCAACGCCACCATCGAGGCGGCCCGCGCCGGCGAGGCGGGCAAGGGCTTCGCCGTGGTGGCGAGCGAGGTGAAGAACCTCGCGACCCAGACCGCCAAGGCGACCGAGGAGATCGGCACCCAGATCGCCACCATGCAGGAGGTGACCGGGGCCGCCGTCACCGCGATCAAGGGGGTCGGCGAGACGGTGGTCGGCATCGACGAAATCGTCGGCTCCATCGCCGGCGCGATGGAACAGCAGGCCGCCGCCACCCAGGAGATCACCCGCAACGTGCAGGAGGCCGCCGCCGGCACCTCCGAGGTCTCGCAGACCATCGCCACAGTGTCGACCAGCGCCGGCGAGACCGGCACCGCCGCCGGCGAGGTGCTGCGCGCCGCGGAACTGCTGGACGGTCAGGCGGTGACGCTGAACCGCGAGGTGACCCACTTCATCGGCCGGCTGCGGGCGGGCTGA